TTATTTTTTATATTTTCTATTATTTCTTTATTCTTATCATCTAAAATTTGATTAATGATATTTTTTAAGTTATTTTCATAATTAGTAAGTATTTTGTTTAGATTTTTTATTTGTTTTTTTTGTAAATTTATTTTTTTATTAAGTTTATGAATTTCTTTATCCAAAGAGTTTCCTTTTACTAATTTATAAATACATATTAACTAGATTTGATTTAACTTTTTATAAAATATGATATGTTATTTTACTATAGTTAGATTAGAATTCTTTTACATTTATGTAATTAAACTCTTTAAGAAGTATTTTTCTTTTTAGAAGTCCATTTTTCCCTAAAGTTGAGGGGATTGCTCCACTATCATATGCAAGAACTGGGATTTTATAATTCATTGCCTCAATAATCGGCATACCAAATCCTTCATGTTCACTTAGGGAAAG
This region of Arcobacter sp. F2176 genomic DNA includes:
- a CDS encoding glycosyltransferase, which codes for LSLSEHEGFGMPIIEAMNYKIPVLAYDSGAIPSTLGKNGLLKRKILLKEFNYINVKEF